From Coturnix japonica isolate 7356 chromosome 1, Coturnix japonica 2.1, whole genome shotgun sequence, the proteins below share one genomic window:
- the WASL gene encoding neural Wiskott-Aldrich syndrome protein isoform X1 codes for MSGAPQQAPQPRRVTNVGSLLLTPQENESLFSFLGKKCVTMSSAVVQIYAADRNAMWSKKCCGVACLVKDNPQRSYFIRIYDIKDGKLLWEQELYNNFVYNSPRGYFHTFAGDACQVGLNFANEEEAKLFRKTVTDLLGRRQRKSEKRRDPPNGPNLPMATVDIKNPEITTNRFYTPQVNNISYTKEKKKGKTKKRRLTKADIGTPSNFQHIGHVGWDPNTGFDVNNLDPELKNLFDLCGISEAQLKDKETSKAIYDFIEKTGGVEAVKNELRRQGPPRWSAPPPPPPCRGGPPPPPPPPPHSSGPPPPPARGRGAPPPPPSRAPTAAPPPPPPSRPGAAVPPPPPNRMYPPPPPVHSSSAPSGPPPPPPPPASGSSAPPPPPPPPPPPGPPPPPGLPSEVDHQLPVPAGNKAALLDQIREGAQLKKVEQNSRPVSCSGRDALLDQIRQGIQLKSVSDGQESAPPTPAPTSGIVGALMEVMQKRSKAIHSSDEDEDEDDEEDFEDDDEWDD; via the exons acGATGTCTTCAGCTGTTGTTCAAATATATGCAGCAGATCGCAATGCCATGTGGTCAAAGAAATGCTGTGGTGTAGCTTGCCTTGTAAAGGACAATCCGCAGAGGTCATATTTTATCAGAATATATGACATTAAG gatgGGAAATTATTGTGGGAGCAGGAGCTGTACAATAACTTTGTATATAATAGTCCTAGAGGATATTTTCATACCTTCGCTGGAGAT gcatgtCAAGTTGGTCTTAACTTTGCTAACGAAGAAGAGGCTAAACTGTTCCGCAAAACAGTAACAGATTTACTTGGACGACGGCAGAGGAAATCTG aaaaaagACGAGACCCACCCAATG GTCCAAATCTACCAATGGCGACTGTTGATATCAAAAACCCGGAAATTACAACTAACAGATTTTACACTCCACAAGTCAACAATATTTCATAtaccaaagaaaagaagaaaggaaaaactaaaaagaGAAGATTGACAAAGGCAGATATTGGAACACCATCTAACTTCCA acaCATTGGACATGTTGGTTGGGATCCAAACACAGGTTTTGAT GTGAACAACTTGGACCCAGAACTGAAAAACTTGTTTGATCTATGTGGAATTTCAGAGGCTcagctgaaagacaaagaaacttCCAAGGCCATATATGATTTCATTGAAAAAACAGGAGGTGTGGAGGCAGTTAAAAATGAACTGCGCAGACAAG GGCCCCCACGTTGGAGTG ctccaccaccaccaccaccgtGCAGAGGAGGACCCCCTCCgcctccaccaccacctccccacAGCTCGggccctcctcctccccctgctAGGGGCCGAGGGGCACCACCTCCACCTCCCTCAAGAGCCCCAACAGCAGCACCTCCACCCCCACCTCCATCTAGACCAGGTGCCGCCgtgcccccacctccccccaaCAGGATGTATCCTCCTCCACCACCGGTGCATTCATCCTCTGCGCCATCCGGTCCTCCTCCGCCACCGCCACCACCGGCCAGCGGTTCATCTGctcccccaccaccacctcctcctccgccgcctCCTGGTCCTCCTCCACCACCAGGCCTTCCTTCAGAGGTCGATCACCAGCTTCCAGTTCctgcaggaaacaaagcagcactCCTAGATCAAATCAGAGAAGGAGCCCAGTTAAAGAAAGTAGAACAGAACAGTCGACCAGTGTCTTGCTCAGGAAGAGATGCATTGTTAGATCAGATACGACAGGGGATACAGCTCAAGTCT GTATCTGATGGCCAGGAGAGTGCACCACCTACACCTGCACCCACCTCAGGAATTGTGGGTGCATTAATGGAAGTTATGCAGAAAAGGAGCAAAGCCATTCATTCTTCAG atgaagatgaggatgaagatgatgaagaagacTTTGAAGATGATGACGAATGGGATGATTGA
- the WASL gene encoding neural Wiskott-Aldrich syndrome protein isoform X2 has product MSGAPQQAPQPRRVTNVGSLLLTPQENESLFSFLGKKCVTMSSAVVQIYAADRNAMWSKKCCGVACLVKDNPQRSYFIRIYDIKDGKLLWEQELYNNFVYNSPRGYFHTFAGDACQVGLNFANEEEAKLFRKTVTDLLGRRQRKSEKRRDPPNGPNLPMATVDIKNPEITTNRFYTPQVNNISYTKEKKKGKTKKRRLTKADIGTPSNFQHIGHVGWDPNTGFDVNNLDPELKNLFDLCGISEAQLKDKETSKAIYDFIEKTGGVEAVKNELRRQAPPPPPPCRGGPPPPPPPPPHSSGPPPPPARGRGAPPPPPSRAPTAAPPPPPPSRPGAAVPPPPPNRMYPPPPPVHSSSAPSGPPPPPPPPASGSSAPPPPPPPPPPPGPPPPPGLPSEVDHQLPVPAGNKAALLDQIREGAQLKKVEQNSRPVSCSGRDALLDQIRQGIQLKSVSDGQESAPPTPAPTSGIVGALMEVMQKRSKAIHSSDEDEDEDDEEDFEDDDEWDD; this is encoded by the exons acGATGTCTTCAGCTGTTGTTCAAATATATGCAGCAGATCGCAATGCCATGTGGTCAAAGAAATGCTGTGGTGTAGCTTGCCTTGTAAAGGACAATCCGCAGAGGTCATATTTTATCAGAATATATGACATTAAG gatgGGAAATTATTGTGGGAGCAGGAGCTGTACAATAACTTTGTATATAATAGTCCTAGAGGATATTTTCATACCTTCGCTGGAGAT gcatgtCAAGTTGGTCTTAACTTTGCTAACGAAGAAGAGGCTAAACTGTTCCGCAAAACAGTAACAGATTTACTTGGACGACGGCAGAGGAAATCTG aaaaaagACGAGACCCACCCAATG GTCCAAATCTACCAATGGCGACTGTTGATATCAAAAACCCGGAAATTACAACTAACAGATTTTACACTCCACAAGTCAACAATATTTCATAtaccaaagaaaagaagaaaggaaaaactaaaaagaGAAGATTGACAAAGGCAGATATTGGAACACCATCTAACTTCCA acaCATTGGACATGTTGGTTGGGATCCAAACACAGGTTTTGAT GTGAACAACTTGGACCCAGAACTGAAAAACTTGTTTGATCTATGTGGAATTTCAGAGGCTcagctgaaagacaaagaaacttCCAAGGCCATATATGATTTCATTGAAAAAACAGGAGGTGTGGAGGCAGTTAAAAATGAACTGCGCAGACAAG ctccaccaccaccaccaccgtGCAGAGGAGGACCCCCTCCgcctccaccaccacctccccacAGCTCGggccctcctcctccccctgctAGGGGCCGAGGGGCACCACCTCCACCTCCCTCAAGAGCCCCAACAGCAGCACCTCCACCCCCACCTCCATCTAGACCAGGTGCCGCCgtgcccccacctccccccaaCAGGATGTATCCTCCTCCACCACCGGTGCATTCATCCTCTGCGCCATCCGGTCCTCCTCCGCCACCGCCACCACCGGCCAGCGGTTCATCTGctcccccaccaccacctcctcctccgccgcctCCTGGTCCTCCTCCACCACCAGGCCTTCCTTCAGAGGTCGATCACCAGCTTCCAGTTCctgcaggaaacaaagcagcactCCTAGATCAAATCAGAGAAGGAGCCCAGTTAAAGAAAGTAGAACAGAACAGTCGACCAGTGTCTTGCTCAGGAAGAGATGCATTGTTAGATCAGATACGACAGGGGATACAGCTCAAGTCT GTATCTGATGGCCAGGAGAGTGCACCACCTACACCTGCACCCACCTCAGGAATTGTGGGTGCATTAATGGAAGTTATGCAGAAAAGGAGCAAAGCCATTCATTCTTCAG atgaagatgaggatgaagatgatgaagaagacTTTGAAGATGATGACGAATGGGATGATTGA